From Trichoplusia ni isolate ovarian cell line Hi5 chromosome 11, tn1, whole genome shotgun sequence, the proteins below share one genomic window:
- the LOC113499022 gene encoding clustered mitochondria protein homolog isoform X1, giving the protein MALGSEVNDNSSKNASQKVKKCPANNTVNDKSSCGNVNNAEKQDKQSAKMKNDKKEVCVKPVVCSNGHASTPNGRADDEGGGGSAPAPRVSYAAAARKPPSPQINNTPAPFPLSTDIQKAKANGEKTSQPKSGICTMKVNGEGSIPSEKDSKDDKIGTKEPIVNGTEKIETIVNGDPKKELDCDISSSDNAKVVSNGINSDSDDPKLNKSEEKPEVTKLVCPNKPEGKQVSEKKKDKKAKMADKSNDSEKKKESAKNKNTEQKKDEATVNNVESDKANADKVNGDSSKAVNGDGDRESSPSEDGDEKKRDAEVVFIQDMGFTVKIVSPGAEPLDIQVSSMELVQEIHQVLMDREDTCHRTCFSLQLDGVTLDNFAELKNIEGLKEGSVIKVVEEPYTMREARIHVRHVRDLLKSIDYTDAYAGQECSSLAFLNVITQGDILEKKKSRPESVDCTPPDYIMPGSTERPLLPLHPGLTKENKAPQCLKVLTTSGWNPPPGPRKMCGDLLYLHVVTLEDRHFHITACPRGFYLNQSTEEVFNPRPATPSLLCHSLIELLSIVSPAFKRNFALVQKKRMQKHPFERVATPYQVYQWASPMLDHTIDAIRAEDTFSSKLGYEEHIPGQTRDWNEELQTTRELPRSTLPERLLRERAIFKVHSDFVAAATRGAMAVVDGNVMAINPGEEPKMQMFIWNNIFFSLGFDVRDHYKDLGGDAAAFVAPRNDLQGVRVYSAVDTAGLHTLGTVVVDYRGYRVTAQSIIPGILEKEQEQSVVYGSIDFGTTVLSHPKYMELLSKAGQQLKIMPHSVISANGDTVELCSSVECKGIIGNDGRHYILDLLRTFPPDVNFLQLEDDELREDIKSMGFPIIHKHKLCCLRQELVDSFVEARYFMFIRYAAFHLQQLSAKRQRDTAEQKSIEANKETETKEANETETKEVKRETKSQEKEKEPVKEKKKKEDKKEKSAKKEEVKEGEGDKAEAKVEKKDDDLLLNENYSEIDTDVAKKIVESITDSICSGGDKQESDSGERSRAVVAAAARAVASLKESEFDVRFNPDVYSAGIKHAASPEQLAKQRHLVKEAAAFLLTTQIPAFVRECLEHTAAPMDGAGLTEALHARGINVRYLGRVAAALRPHAPLAYLHAIALAELLLRAAKHIYTGYLQGCEAMCIGAAVAHFLSCLIGACPNPAAGVSEGPGSVRGARGAGPPRGGRGRRARRLAHSTPAPPSPHPDWQNLTPKALFSQIKQELKAYWGYELNADSMDSVIEKHGLQKISLLRSFALKVGLQLMLREYDFENKNKAPFAASDIMNIFPVVKHINPRASDAYNFYTTGQNKIQAGAVSEGHELIAEALNLLNNVYGAMHGEIAQCLRMVARLCYVTGEHRDAMAYQQKAVLMSERVNGIDHPYTITEYSHLALYCFANGQVSTALKLLYRARYLALLVCGENHPEMALLDSNIALILHAVGEYELSLRFAERALGVTAGSHGARSLKAAVARHLLARTLSCLGDFRAALQHEKETYSIYKQLLGEKHEKTRESSECLRHLTQQAVVLQKRLAEAYARAPHAAPAPPPLHIQPPGMASVIDMLNLINGILFVQISPQDIEQFKAEIEKRQLKDLPIPGVAGEPGAAAADEAKPHGDS; this is encoded by the exons CTGAAAAACAAGATAAACAATCGGCAAAAATGAAGAACGATAAGAAGGAGGTATGCGTAAAGCCGGTGGTTTGTAGTAACGGGCATGCGAGTACGCCTAACGGTCGAGCGGACGACGAGGGCGGTGGCGGCAGCGCGCCGGCACCACGTGTGTCGTATGCGGCTGCAGCGCGCAAACCACCTTCGCCACAAATCAACAATACTCCCGCGCCCTTCCCCCTTAGTACAG ATATACAAAAAGCAAAGGCTAATGGTGAGAAGACGTCACAACCGAAATCCGGAATATGTACAATGAAAGTAAACGGAGAAGGATCAATACCCAGCGAAAAAGATAGTAAGGATGATAAAATAGGTACCAAAGAACCAATAGTAAACGGCACAGAAAAAATAGAGACCATAGTTAATGGTGATCCAAAAAAAGAATTAGATTGTGATATTAGTAGTAGTGATAATGCTAAAGTAGTTTCTAATGGAATTAACAGTGACTCCGATGACCCTAAACTGAATAAGTCTGAAGAAAAACCGGAGGTTACAAAACTTGTTTGTCCCAATAAGCCTGAAGGTAAACAAGTTTCTGAgaaaaagaaagataaaaaggCTAAAATGGCAGACAAGTCTAATGATTcggaaaagaaaaaagaatccGCTAAGAACAAAAATACCGAACAGAAAAAAGATGAAGCTACTGTAAATAATGTTGAGTCTGATAAAGCTAACGCTGATAAAGTTAACGGGGATAGCAGTAAGGCAGTGAATGGAGATGGGGACAGGGAGTCTTCTCCGAGTGAAGATGGCGATGAGAAAAAGAGAGACGCTGAAGTTGTGTTTATTCAAGATATGGGCTTCACTGTCAAGATTGTAAGCCCGGGTGCCGAACCATTAGACATACAG GTTTCAAGTATGGAGCTTGTGCAAGAAATCCATCAAGTGCTGATGGATCGCGAGGACACGTGTCACAGGACCTGCTTCTCTCTGCAACTAGATGGCGTGACTTTAGACAACTTTGCTGAGCTCAAAAATATTGAAGGATTAAAAGAAGGGTCTGTTataaaa GTGGTAGAAGAGCCTTACACAATGCGCGAAGCTCGCATCCACGTTCGTCACGTCCGTGATCTTCTCAAGTCAATCGATTACACGGACGCTTACGCCGGACAAGAATGCAGTTCTCTCGCCTTCCTCAACGTCATCACTCAAGGAGACATTCTAG aaaagaaaaagtcCCGTCCAGAGAGTGTGGACTGCACTCCTCCAGATTACATCATGCCGGGCAGTACCGAGCGTCCATTGTTGCCACTTCATCCTGGTCTCACTAAGGAGAACAAAGCTCCTCAATGCTTGAAG GTTCTAACCACCTCTGGCTGGAACCCGCCGCCCGGCCCCCGCAAGATGTGCGGCGATCTGCTGTACTTGCATGTCGTTACTCTCGAAGACCGCCACTTCCATATCACGGCGTGTCCCCGGGGATTCTACCTTAACCA GTCCACTGAAGAAGTATTCAACCCTCGGCCGGCGACTCCATCTCTCCTCTGCCATTCTCTGATCGAGTTGCTGAGTATAGTATCCCCGGCTTTCAAGCGTAACTTCGCCCTGGTACAGAAGAAACGCATGCAGAAGCATCCCTTTGAAAGGGTGGCTACCCCCTACCAGGTGTACCAGTGGGCGTCGCCGATGCTGGATCATACTATAGATGCTATACGTGCTGAGGATA CATTCTCATCAAAGCTGGGTTACGAAGAGCACATTCCCGGCCAAACTCGTGATTGGAACGAGGAGTTGCAGACAACCCGCGAGCTGCCGCGCTCCACCCTACCGGAACGTCTGCTGCGCGAGCGAGCCATCTTCAAG gTTCACAGTGATTTCGTGGCAGCAGCTACTCGCGGCGCGATGGCCGTCGTTGACGGTAACGTGATGGCCATCAACCCCGGTGAGGAGCCCAAGATGCAGATGTTCATATGGAACAACATATTCTTCTCGCTTGGCTTCGACGTGCGTGACCACTACAAGGACCTTGGTGGCGATGCTGCGGCTTTCGTTGCACCG CGTAACGACCTCCAAGGCGTGCGCGTATACAGTGCTGTCGACACAGCCGGCCTGCACACGCTGGGCACCGTCGTCGTGGACTACCGCGGCTACCGCGTCACAGCCCAGTCCATCATCCCGGGCATCCTCGAGAAGGAGCAAGAACAGAGCGTCGTTTATGGTAGCATTGACTTCGGAACCACTGTGCTATCACACCCCAAGTATATGGAGCTG CTAAGCAAAGCCGGACAGCAGCTTAAGATAATGCCTCACTCGGTGATCAGCGCTAACGGGGACACGGTCGAGCTGTGCTCTAGCGTGGAATGCAAGGGTATCATCGGCAACGACGGTCGACACTACATACTCGACCTGCTGCGAACCTTCCCGCCTGACGTCAACTTCCTGCAGC TGGAAGATGACGAGCTCAGGGAGGACATCAAATCCATGGGTTTCCCAATAATTCACAAGCACAAACTCTGCTGCCTTAGGCAGGAACTAGTTGATAGTTTTGTTGA GGCTCGTTACTTTATGTTCATCCGTTACGCCGCCTTCCACTTGCAACAGTTAAGTGCTAAGCGTCAACGAGACACCGCTGAACAGAAATCTATTGAAGCCAACAAGGAGACTGAAACGAAGGAGGCCAATGAGACTGAAACCAAGGAAGTGAAACGCGAGACCAAGAGTCAGGAGAAAGAGAAAGAGCCTgtcaaagaaaagaaaaagaaagaggataagaaagaaaaaagtgCCAAAAAGGAGGAAGTCAAAGAAGGAGAAGGGGACAAAGCTGAAGCTAAAGTTGAGAAGAAGGATGATGATTTGCTTCTCAATGAGAATTACTCTGAAATTGATACTGATGTCGCTAAGAAGATTGTTGAGAGCATTACCGACTCTATCTGCAGTGGTGGCGATAAACAAGAGAGTGATT CTGGCGAACGTTCCCGTGCGGTAGTAGCGGCCGCTGCTCGCGCAGTTGCCTCCCTTAAGGAGTCTGAGTTCGACGTCCGCTTCAACCCCGACGTGTACTCCGCGGGCATCAAGCACGCCGCCTCGCCCGAACAGCTGGctaaacagcgccatctagtgaaAGAGGCTGCTGCTTTCTTACTTACCACGCAGATACCTGCTTtc GTACGTGAATGCCTGGAGCACACCGCCGCGCCCATGGACGGCGCCGGCCTAACTGAAGCCCTCCACGCGCGCGGCATCAACGTGCGCTACCTGGGCCGTGTGGCCGCCGCCCTACGCCCGCACGCACCGCTGGCCTACCTGCACGCCATCGCTCTCGCCGAACTGTTGCTGCGTGCCGCTAAACATATCTATACTGGATATCTGCAG ggtTGCGAGGCAATGTGCATTGGTGCAGCAGTGGCACACTTCTTAAGCTGCCTGATAGGGGCTTGTCCCAACCCAGCTGCGGGAGTATCCGAGGGTCCAGGCTCTGTCCGCGGCGCCCGTGGGGCGGGGCCTCCGCGCGGTGGGCGTGGCCGTCGTGCTCGTCGATTGGCTCACTCCACACCAGCTCCACCCTCGCCTCATCCTGATTGGCAGAATCTTACTCCTAAAGCGCTCTTCTCGCAAATCAAACAAGAACTTAAG gCCTACTGGGGATACGAACTTAACGCGGATAGCATGGATTCGGTTATTGAGAAACATGGCTTACAAAAGATTTCTCTGCTCAG ATCCTTTGCCCTGAAAGTCGGTCTGCAGTTGATGTTACGTGAATATGACTTTGAAAACAAGAATAAGGCTCCATTCGCTGCATCAGATATAATGAACATCTTCCCAGTTGTCAAACATATCAATCCACGA GCGTCCGACGCATACAACTTCTACACGACAGGCCAGAACAAGATCCAAGCTGGAGCCGTGTCCGAGGGTCACGAGCTAATCGCCGAGGCCCTGAACCTGCTGAACAACGTGTATGGCGCCATGCACGGCGAGATCGCGCAGTGTCTCCGCATGGTGGCGCGACTGTGCTACGTGACAGGGGAACATAGGGACGCCATGGCTTACCAGCAGAAGGCCGTGCTTATGTCCGAGCGGGTCAACGGAATTGATCATCCTTATACTATTACTGAATAT TCCCACCTGGCATTGTATTGCTTCGCCAACGGTCAAGTGAGCACCGCCCTCAAGCTACTGTATCGTGCTCGTTACCTGGCTCTGCTTGTCTGCGGCGAGAATCATCCAGAGATGGCGTTGCTTGAC AGCAACATAGCCCTGATCCTGCACGCGGTGGGCGAGTACGAGCTGTCGCTGCGGTTCGCGGAGCGCGCGCTGGGCGTGACGGCGGGCTCGCATGGCGCGCGCTCGCTGAAGGCGGCCGTGGCGCGCCATCTGCTGGCGCGCACGCTCTCCTGCCTCGGGGACTTCCGCGCCGCGCTGCAGCACGAGAAGGAGACCTACTCCATCTACAAGCAGCTG CTGGGCGAGAAGCACGAGAAGACCCGCGAGTCGTCGGAGTGCCTGCGGCACCTGACGCAGCAGGCGGTGGTGCTGCAGAAGCGGCTGGCGGAGGCCTacgcgcgcgcgccgcacgccgcgcccgcgccgccgccgctgcacATCCAGCCGCCCGGCATGGCCTCCGTCATCGACATGCTCAACCTCATCAACGGGATCCTCTTCGTGCAGATCAG CCCGCAAGACATCGAGCAATTCAAAGCCGAGATAGAGAAAAGACAGTTGAAGGACTTGCCGATCCCCGGCGTGGCGGGCGAgccgggcgcggcggccgcggaCGAGGCCAAGCCGCACGGCGACAGTTGA
- the LOC113499022 gene encoding clustered mitochondria protein homolog isoform X2 → MKNDKKEVCVKPVVCSNGHASTPNGRADDEGGGGSAPAPRVSYAAAARKPPSPQINNTPAPFPLSTDIQKAKANGEKTSQPKSGICTMKVNGEGSIPSEKDSKDDKIGTKEPIVNGTEKIETIVNGDPKKELDCDISSSDNAKVVSNGINSDSDDPKLNKSEEKPEVTKLVCPNKPEGKQVSEKKKDKKAKMADKSNDSEKKKESAKNKNTEQKKDEATVNNVESDKANADKVNGDSSKAVNGDGDRESSPSEDGDEKKRDAEVVFIQDMGFTVKIVSPGAEPLDIQVSSMELVQEIHQVLMDREDTCHRTCFSLQLDGVTLDNFAELKNIEGLKEGSVIKVVEEPYTMREARIHVRHVRDLLKSIDYTDAYAGQECSSLAFLNVITQGDILEKKKSRPESVDCTPPDYIMPGSTERPLLPLHPGLTKENKAPQCLKVLTTSGWNPPPGPRKMCGDLLYLHVVTLEDRHFHITACPRGFYLNQSTEEVFNPRPATPSLLCHSLIELLSIVSPAFKRNFALVQKKRMQKHPFERVATPYQVYQWASPMLDHTIDAIRAEDTFSSKLGYEEHIPGQTRDWNEELQTTRELPRSTLPERLLRERAIFKVHSDFVAAATRGAMAVVDGNVMAINPGEEPKMQMFIWNNIFFSLGFDVRDHYKDLGGDAAAFVAPRNDLQGVRVYSAVDTAGLHTLGTVVVDYRGYRVTAQSIIPGILEKEQEQSVVYGSIDFGTTVLSHPKYMELLSKAGQQLKIMPHSVISANGDTVELCSSVECKGIIGNDGRHYILDLLRTFPPDVNFLQLEDDELREDIKSMGFPIIHKHKLCCLRQELVDSFVEARYFMFIRYAAFHLQQLSAKRQRDTAEQKSIEANKETETKEANETETKEVKRETKSQEKEKEPVKEKKKKEDKKEKSAKKEEVKEGEGDKAEAKVEKKDDDLLLNENYSEIDTDVAKKIVESITDSICSGGDKQESDSGERSRAVVAAAARAVASLKESEFDVRFNPDVYSAGIKHAASPEQLAKQRHLVKEAAAFLLTTQIPAFVRECLEHTAAPMDGAGLTEALHARGINVRYLGRVAAALRPHAPLAYLHAIALAELLLRAAKHIYTGYLQGCEAMCIGAAVAHFLSCLIGACPNPAAGVSEGPGSVRGARGAGPPRGGRGRRARRLAHSTPAPPSPHPDWQNLTPKALFSQIKQELKAYWGYELNADSMDSVIEKHGLQKISLLRSFALKVGLQLMLREYDFENKNKAPFAASDIMNIFPVVKHINPRASDAYNFYTTGQNKIQAGAVSEGHELIAEALNLLNNVYGAMHGEIAQCLRMVARLCYVTGEHRDAMAYQQKAVLMSERVNGIDHPYTITEYSHLALYCFANGQVSTALKLLYRARYLALLVCGENHPEMALLDSNIALILHAVGEYELSLRFAERALGVTAGSHGARSLKAAVARHLLARTLSCLGDFRAALQHEKETYSIYKQLLGEKHEKTRESSECLRHLTQQAVVLQKRLAEAYARAPHAAPAPPPLHIQPPGMASVIDMLNLINGILFVQISPQDIEQFKAEIEKRQLKDLPIPGVAGEPGAAAADEAKPHGDS, encoded by the exons ATGAAGAACGATAAGAAGGAGGTATGCGTAAAGCCGGTGGTTTGTAGTAACGGGCATGCGAGTACGCCTAACGGTCGAGCGGACGACGAGGGCGGTGGCGGCAGCGCGCCGGCACCACGTGTGTCGTATGCGGCTGCAGCGCGCAAACCACCTTCGCCACAAATCAACAATACTCCCGCGCCCTTCCCCCTTAGTACAG ATATACAAAAAGCAAAGGCTAATGGTGAGAAGACGTCACAACCGAAATCCGGAATATGTACAATGAAAGTAAACGGAGAAGGATCAATACCCAGCGAAAAAGATAGTAAGGATGATAAAATAGGTACCAAAGAACCAATAGTAAACGGCACAGAAAAAATAGAGACCATAGTTAATGGTGATCCAAAAAAAGAATTAGATTGTGATATTAGTAGTAGTGATAATGCTAAAGTAGTTTCTAATGGAATTAACAGTGACTCCGATGACCCTAAACTGAATAAGTCTGAAGAAAAACCGGAGGTTACAAAACTTGTTTGTCCCAATAAGCCTGAAGGTAAACAAGTTTCTGAgaaaaagaaagataaaaaggCTAAAATGGCAGACAAGTCTAATGATTcggaaaagaaaaaagaatccGCTAAGAACAAAAATACCGAACAGAAAAAAGATGAAGCTACTGTAAATAATGTTGAGTCTGATAAAGCTAACGCTGATAAAGTTAACGGGGATAGCAGTAAGGCAGTGAATGGAGATGGGGACAGGGAGTCTTCTCCGAGTGAAGATGGCGATGAGAAAAAGAGAGACGCTGAAGTTGTGTTTATTCAAGATATGGGCTTCACTGTCAAGATTGTAAGCCCGGGTGCCGAACCATTAGACATACAG GTTTCAAGTATGGAGCTTGTGCAAGAAATCCATCAAGTGCTGATGGATCGCGAGGACACGTGTCACAGGACCTGCTTCTCTCTGCAACTAGATGGCGTGACTTTAGACAACTTTGCTGAGCTCAAAAATATTGAAGGATTAAAAGAAGGGTCTGTTataaaa GTGGTAGAAGAGCCTTACACAATGCGCGAAGCTCGCATCCACGTTCGTCACGTCCGTGATCTTCTCAAGTCAATCGATTACACGGACGCTTACGCCGGACAAGAATGCAGTTCTCTCGCCTTCCTCAACGTCATCACTCAAGGAGACATTCTAG aaaagaaaaagtcCCGTCCAGAGAGTGTGGACTGCACTCCTCCAGATTACATCATGCCGGGCAGTACCGAGCGTCCATTGTTGCCACTTCATCCTGGTCTCACTAAGGAGAACAAAGCTCCTCAATGCTTGAAG GTTCTAACCACCTCTGGCTGGAACCCGCCGCCCGGCCCCCGCAAGATGTGCGGCGATCTGCTGTACTTGCATGTCGTTACTCTCGAAGACCGCCACTTCCATATCACGGCGTGTCCCCGGGGATTCTACCTTAACCA GTCCACTGAAGAAGTATTCAACCCTCGGCCGGCGACTCCATCTCTCCTCTGCCATTCTCTGATCGAGTTGCTGAGTATAGTATCCCCGGCTTTCAAGCGTAACTTCGCCCTGGTACAGAAGAAACGCATGCAGAAGCATCCCTTTGAAAGGGTGGCTACCCCCTACCAGGTGTACCAGTGGGCGTCGCCGATGCTGGATCATACTATAGATGCTATACGTGCTGAGGATA CATTCTCATCAAAGCTGGGTTACGAAGAGCACATTCCCGGCCAAACTCGTGATTGGAACGAGGAGTTGCAGACAACCCGCGAGCTGCCGCGCTCCACCCTACCGGAACGTCTGCTGCGCGAGCGAGCCATCTTCAAG gTTCACAGTGATTTCGTGGCAGCAGCTACTCGCGGCGCGATGGCCGTCGTTGACGGTAACGTGATGGCCATCAACCCCGGTGAGGAGCCCAAGATGCAGATGTTCATATGGAACAACATATTCTTCTCGCTTGGCTTCGACGTGCGTGACCACTACAAGGACCTTGGTGGCGATGCTGCGGCTTTCGTTGCACCG CGTAACGACCTCCAAGGCGTGCGCGTATACAGTGCTGTCGACACAGCCGGCCTGCACACGCTGGGCACCGTCGTCGTGGACTACCGCGGCTACCGCGTCACAGCCCAGTCCATCATCCCGGGCATCCTCGAGAAGGAGCAAGAACAGAGCGTCGTTTATGGTAGCATTGACTTCGGAACCACTGTGCTATCACACCCCAAGTATATGGAGCTG CTAAGCAAAGCCGGACAGCAGCTTAAGATAATGCCTCACTCGGTGATCAGCGCTAACGGGGACACGGTCGAGCTGTGCTCTAGCGTGGAATGCAAGGGTATCATCGGCAACGACGGTCGACACTACATACTCGACCTGCTGCGAACCTTCCCGCCTGACGTCAACTTCCTGCAGC TGGAAGATGACGAGCTCAGGGAGGACATCAAATCCATGGGTTTCCCAATAATTCACAAGCACAAACTCTGCTGCCTTAGGCAGGAACTAGTTGATAGTTTTGTTGA GGCTCGTTACTTTATGTTCATCCGTTACGCCGCCTTCCACTTGCAACAGTTAAGTGCTAAGCGTCAACGAGACACCGCTGAACAGAAATCTATTGAAGCCAACAAGGAGACTGAAACGAAGGAGGCCAATGAGACTGAAACCAAGGAAGTGAAACGCGAGACCAAGAGTCAGGAGAAAGAGAAAGAGCCTgtcaaagaaaagaaaaagaaagaggataagaaagaaaaaagtgCCAAAAAGGAGGAAGTCAAAGAAGGAGAAGGGGACAAAGCTGAAGCTAAAGTTGAGAAGAAGGATGATGATTTGCTTCTCAATGAGAATTACTCTGAAATTGATACTGATGTCGCTAAGAAGATTGTTGAGAGCATTACCGACTCTATCTGCAGTGGTGGCGATAAACAAGAGAGTGATT CTGGCGAACGTTCCCGTGCGGTAGTAGCGGCCGCTGCTCGCGCAGTTGCCTCCCTTAAGGAGTCTGAGTTCGACGTCCGCTTCAACCCCGACGTGTACTCCGCGGGCATCAAGCACGCCGCCTCGCCCGAACAGCTGGctaaacagcgccatctagtgaaAGAGGCTGCTGCTTTCTTACTTACCACGCAGATACCTGCTTtc GTACGTGAATGCCTGGAGCACACCGCCGCGCCCATGGACGGCGCCGGCCTAACTGAAGCCCTCCACGCGCGCGGCATCAACGTGCGCTACCTGGGCCGTGTGGCCGCCGCCCTACGCCCGCACGCACCGCTGGCCTACCTGCACGCCATCGCTCTCGCCGAACTGTTGCTGCGTGCCGCTAAACATATCTATACTGGATATCTGCAG ggtTGCGAGGCAATGTGCATTGGTGCAGCAGTGGCACACTTCTTAAGCTGCCTGATAGGGGCTTGTCCCAACCCAGCTGCGGGAGTATCCGAGGGTCCAGGCTCTGTCCGCGGCGCCCGTGGGGCGGGGCCTCCGCGCGGTGGGCGTGGCCGTCGTGCTCGTCGATTGGCTCACTCCACACCAGCTCCACCCTCGCCTCATCCTGATTGGCAGAATCTTACTCCTAAAGCGCTCTTCTCGCAAATCAAACAAGAACTTAAG gCCTACTGGGGATACGAACTTAACGCGGATAGCATGGATTCGGTTATTGAGAAACATGGCTTACAAAAGATTTCTCTGCTCAG ATCCTTTGCCCTGAAAGTCGGTCTGCAGTTGATGTTACGTGAATATGACTTTGAAAACAAGAATAAGGCTCCATTCGCTGCATCAGATATAATGAACATCTTCCCAGTTGTCAAACATATCAATCCACGA GCGTCCGACGCATACAACTTCTACACGACAGGCCAGAACAAGATCCAAGCTGGAGCCGTGTCCGAGGGTCACGAGCTAATCGCCGAGGCCCTGAACCTGCTGAACAACGTGTATGGCGCCATGCACGGCGAGATCGCGCAGTGTCTCCGCATGGTGGCGCGACTGTGCTACGTGACAGGGGAACATAGGGACGCCATGGCTTACCAGCAGAAGGCCGTGCTTATGTCCGAGCGGGTCAACGGAATTGATCATCCTTATACTATTACTGAATAT TCCCACCTGGCATTGTATTGCTTCGCCAACGGTCAAGTGAGCACCGCCCTCAAGCTACTGTATCGTGCTCGTTACCTGGCTCTGCTTGTCTGCGGCGAGAATCATCCAGAGATGGCGTTGCTTGAC AGCAACATAGCCCTGATCCTGCACGCGGTGGGCGAGTACGAGCTGTCGCTGCGGTTCGCGGAGCGCGCGCTGGGCGTGACGGCGGGCTCGCATGGCGCGCGCTCGCTGAAGGCGGCCGTGGCGCGCCATCTGCTGGCGCGCACGCTCTCCTGCCTCGGGGACTTCCGCGCCGCGCTGCAGCACGAGAAGGAGACCTACTCCATCTACAAGCAGCTG CTGGGCGAGAAGCACGAGAAGACCCGCGAGTCGTCGGAGTGCCTGCGGCACCTGACGCAGCAGGCGGTGGTGCTGCAGAAGCGGCTGGCGGAGGCCTacgcgcgcgcgccgcacgccgcgcccgcgccgccgccgctgcacATCCAGCCGCCCGGCATGGCCTCCGTCATCGACATGCTCAACCTCATCAACGGGATCCTCTTCGTGCAGATCAG CCCGCAAGACATCGAGCAATTCAAAGCCGAGATAGAGAAAAGACAGTTGAAGGACTTGCCGATCCCCGGCGTGGCGGGCGAgccgggcgcggcggccgcggaCGAGGCCAAGCCGCACGGCGACAGTTGA